The proteins below are encoded in one region of Populus alba chromosome 2, ASM523922v2, whole genome shotgun sequence:
- the LOC118052679 gene encoding rac-like GTP-binding protein ARAC5 — MSASRFIKCVTVGDGAVGKTCMLISYTSNTFPTDYVPTVFDNFSANVVVDGNTVNLGLWDTAGQEDYNRLRPLSYRGADVFILAFSLISKASYENVAKKWIPELRHYAPGVPIILVGTKLDLREDKQFFVDHPGAVPINTAQGEELKKLIGAPFYIECSSKTQQNVKAVFDAAIKVVLQPPKQKKKKRGQKACSIL; from the exons ATGAGCGCGTCCAGGTTCATTAAGTGCGTGACTGTCGGCGACGGTGCTGTTGGCAAAACTTGTATGCTTATTTCCTACACCAGCAATACTTTCCCTACG GACTATGTACCAACTGTTTTTGACAACTTCAGTGCAAATGTGGTTGTGGATGGAAACACTGTCAACTTAGGATTATGGGATACAGCTG GTCAAGAGGACTACAATAGATTAAGACCTTTGAGTTATCGAGGGGCAGATGTCTTTATTCTTGCGTTCTCTTTAATTAGCAAGGCCAGCTATGAAAATGTTGCCAAAAAG TGGATTCCAGAACTGAGGCATTATGCTCCCGGGGTTCCAATTATTCTCGTTGGAACAAAACTTG ATCTCCGGGAAGATAAGCAGTTCTTTGTTGACCATCCTGGTGCAGTGCCGATTAATACTGCCCAG GGAGAGGAATTGAAAAAACTTATTGGAGCTCCTTTCTACATCGAATGCAGTTCAAAAACACAGCAG AATGTGAAGGCGGTTTTTGACGCAGCCATCAAGGTGGTGCTCCAGCCTCcaaagcaaaagaagaagaaaagggggcAGAAGGCTTGCTCCATATTGTAA
- the LOC118052680 gene encoding ABC transporter B family member 13: MEELELTSDQVLDQNSLPKKEQPSNSSKKPTVSIFGLFSAADKFDHFLMFLGLVGSCAHGAVFPVFFVLFGHLIDSLGHVGSDPHQMSSQVSKYSLDLVYLGLGVFVAGWIGVASWMQTGERQTARLRLKYLQSVLRKDMNFFDMEARDSNILFHISSDAILVQDAIGDKTGHAVRYLSQFFIGFVFGFKSVWQLTLLTLAVVPLMAVAGGAYTIIMSTLSEKGEAAYAEAGKAADEAISQIRTVYSFVGEEKAIEEYSKSLKKALKLGKKSGVAKGVGIGSTYGLLFCAWSMLLWYSSTLVRRGDTNGAKAFTVIINAIFSGFALGQAAPNIAAISKGRAAAASIMSMIETESSPSKNLEDGIVMQKVSGQIEFHEVCFSYPSRSNMVFENLSFSISAGKTFAVVGPSGSGKSTVISLVQRFYEPTSGKILLDGHDLKTLELKWLREQMGLVSQEPALFATTIADNILFGKEDASMDQIYEAAKAANVHSFVLQLPDGYHTQVGEGGTQLSGGQKQRLAIARAVLRNPKILLLDEATSALDAESELTVQQALEKIMANRTTIVVAHRLSTIRDVDTIIVLKNGEVVESGSHLELISKGGEYASMASLQVSEHVTDASSIHSGTAGKSSFQELTGSQNQEVTTRELKSNDKNLSPANFSPKPSIWELVKLNAPEWPYAVLGSVGAMMAGMEAPLFALGITHMLTAFYSPDISQMKKEVHLVALIFLGAAVVTVPIYILQHYFYTLMGERLITRVRLSMFSAILCNEIGWFDLDENSTGSLTSTLAADATLVRSTLADRLSTMVQNVSLTVTAFVIGFSLSWRVSAVIIACFPILIGAAITEQLFLKGFGGDYRSYTRANAVAREAIANIRTVASFGAEERIARQFASELNKPNRQVLLQGHISGIGYGASQFFSLCAYALGIWYASVVISHNESDFDHCMKCFMVLVMTSYAIAETVALTPDIMKGSQALESVFSILHRKTAMDPDDPTSKVITDIKGDVELRHVSFKYPARPDTVIFEDLNLEVPAGKSLAVVGQSGSGKSTVIALILRFYDPISGTVLIDGYDVKTLNLKSLRRKIGLVQQEPALFSTTIYENIKYGNENASEIEVMKAAKAANAHGFISRMHEGYHTHVGDRGLQLSGGQKQRIAIARAILKDPSILLLDEATSALDTASEKLVQEALDKLMEGRTTVLVAHRLSTVRDADSIAVLQHGKVVEIGSHNQLIGKPCGVYKQLVSLQQEKSLPFE, from the exons ATGGAAGAATTAGAGCTTACCTCCGATCAGGTCTTGGACCAGAATTCACTTCCGAAGAAGGAGCAGCCATCAAATTCAAGCAAAAAGCCTACTGTTTCAATTTTTGGCCTATTTTCTGCTGCTGATAAATTTGACCATTTCTTGATGTTTTTAGGACTCGTCGGTTCATGCGCTCACGGTGCTGTGTTTCCtgtgttctttgttttgtttggtcATCTGATTGATTCTCTGGGACATGTAGGTTCTGATCCTCATCAAATGTCTTCACAGGTGTCCAAG TATTCCTTGGACCTGGTGTATTTGGGGCTTGGAGTTTTTGTAGCTGGATGGATcg GTGTTGCATCTTGGATGCAAACTGGTGAGAGGCAGACAGCACGTTTGCGTCTAAAGTATCTTCAGTCTGTTTTAAGAAAGGACATGAACTTTTTCGACATGGAAGCTAGAGATtccaacattttatttcatatatcaAGTGATGCCATACTAGTGCAAGATGCAATAGGTGACAAG ACAGGCCATGCAGTTCGTTATCTTTCTCAGTTTTTCATTGGATTCGTTTTTGGGTTCAAGTCAGTTTGGCAACTTACGCTCCTCACCTTGGCTGTGGTTCCGTTGATGGCCGTTGCCGGGGGAGCCTATACTATAATTATGTCTACCTTGTCAGAAAAGGGTGAGGCTGCTTATGCTGAAGCTGGCAAGGCTGCAGATGAG GCTATTTCGCAGATACGTACAGTATACTCATTCGTAGGAGAGGAGAAAGCAATAGAAGAGTACTCCAAGTCCCTTAAGAAAGCCCTTAAATTGGGGAAGAAAAGTGGGGTTGCAAAAGGAGTTGGTATTGGATCTACATATGGACTCCTATTTTGTGCTTGGTCAATGCTTCTCTGGTATTCCAGCACGCTAGTTAGGCGTGGGGACACAAATGGTGCAAAAGCTTTCACAGTGATAATCAATGCCATATTTAGTGGATT TGCTCTTGGCCAAGCTGCTCCAAATATTGCTGCTATTTCCAAAGGCCGTGCTGCTGCTGCCAGTATTATGAGCATGATTGAAACAGAATCCAGCCCTTCTAAGAACTTAGAAGATGGAATTGTGATGCAAAAAGTATCTGGGCAGATCGAATTCCACGAGGTCTGTTTTTCTTATCCATCACGGAGCAACATGGTCTTTGAAAATTTGAGCTTCTCAATAAGCGCTGGGAAGACATTTGCAGTTGTGGGTCCAAGTGGTTCAGGGAAAAGCACTGTTATATCCTTGGTTCAACGTTTCTATGAACCTACTTCAG GTAAAATTCTGCTGGACGGGCATGATCTCAAGACTCTCGAATTGAAATGGTTAAGAGAACAAATGGGATTGGTCAGTCAAGAACCAGCATTGTTTGCTACAACCATAGCTGACAATATTCTGTTTGGTAAAGAAGATGCAAGTATGGATCAGATTTACGAAGCTGCTAAAGCTGCCAATGTACATTCTTTTGTTCTACAGTTACCTGATGGTTATCACACTCAG GTTGGAGAGGGAGGAACACAGCTTTCTGGTGGTCAAAAACAAAGACTGGCTATAGCAAGAGCAGTGCTGAGGAATCCAAAGATACTACTTTTAGATGAGGCCACCAGTGCTCTTGATGCAGAATCTGAACTCACTGTGCAACAAGCCCTGGAGAAAATTATGGCAAATCGGACTACAATTGTCGTCGCACACCGGTTATCTACAATTCGAGATGTTGATACAatcattgttttgaaaaatggtGAAGTTGTTGAAAGTGGGAGTCACTTGGAATTGATATCCAAGGGAGGAGAATATGCAAGCATGGCGAGCCTGCAAGTATCAGAACATGTTACAGATGCAAGCTCGATACACTCTGGAACTGCTGGAAAATCTAGCTTTCAAGAACTTACAGGCAGTCAAAATCAGGAAGTTACAACAAGAGAGCTGAAGTCAAATGATAAAAACTTGTCCCCGGCCAACTTTTCTCCCAAACCATCCATTTGGGAACTAGTAAAACTAAATGCACCGGAATGGCCTTATGCAGTGCTTGGGTCAGTTGGCGCAATGATGGCTGGCATGGAAGCACCTCTGTTTGCCCTTGGAATTACACATATGCTGACTGCATTTTATTCTCCTGATATTTCTCAGATGAAAAAAGAGGTTCATCTCGTAGCTCTTATTTTTCTTGGAGCGGCTGTTGTTACTGTTCCTATTTATATACTTCAACACTATTTTTATACACTAATGGGGGAGCGTCTGATAACTCGTGTTCGCCTATCAATGTTCTCAG CTATCCTTTGCAATGAGATCGGCTGGTTTGATTTAGATGAGAATAGTACTGGCTCACTGACATCAACTTTAGCTGCCGACGCGACCTTAGTTCGAAGTACTCTTGCTGACCGTCTCTCAACAATGGTGCAGAATGTATCACTCACTGTAACAGCATTTGTTATCGGCTTTTCATTAAGTTGGAGGGTGTCAGCTGTTATCATTGCTTGCTTCCCTATACTTATTGGCGCTGCCATAACTGAG CAATTATTTCTCAAGGGATTTGGGGGAGACTATCGCTCTTACACTAGAGCAAATGCTGTGGCCCGTGAAGCAATCGCGAATATTCGCACCGTAGCTTCATTTGGTGCAGAAGAACGAATTGCTCGTCAGTTTGCATCTGAACTAAACAAACCAAACAGACAAGTGCTTTTACAGGGACATATATCAGGCATTGGATATGGTGCATCCCAGTTTTTCAGTCTTTGTGCATATGCGCTTGGTATTTGGTATGCGTCAGTAGTAATCTCACACAACGAATCCGATTTCGATCATTGCATGAAGTGCTTCATGGTTTTGGTAATGACTTCATATGCTATAGCAGAAACGGTAGCGCTCACACCAGACATTATGAAGGGTTCACAAGCACTAGAATCGGTTTTCAGTATTCTCCATAGGAAAACAGCCATGGACCCTGATGATCCCACGTCGAAGGTGATAACCGATATCAAAGGGGACGTAGAGCTCAGACATGTGAGTTTCAAGTATCCTGCAAGGCCTGATACAGTTATTTTCGAGGATTTAAATCTCGAAGTTCCAGCTGGCAAAAGCCTTGCTGTGGTGGGCCAAAGTGGATCAGGGAAAAGTACTGTAATTGCCTTGATACTGAGGTTCTACGACCCCATTTCCGGAACAGTTCTTATTGATGGATATGATGTTAAAACCTTGAACCTGAAATCACTAAGGCGGAAAATAGGACTAGTTCAACAGGAGCCAGCATTGTTTTCGACAACAATTTACGAAAACATCAAGTATGGGAATGAAAATGCTTCAGAAATTGAAGTGATGAAGGCAGCCAAAGCAGCCAATGCTCATGGATTCATCAGCAGAATGCATGAAGGATACCATACTCATGTGGGTGATAGAGGACTGCAGTTATCAGGGGGGCAGAAACAGAGAATAGCAATTGCTAGAGCTATACTTAAAGACCCTTCTATTCTTCTTTTGGATGAAGCTACAAGTGCATTGGATACAGCATCTGAAAAGTTGGTCCAAGAGGCTTTAGATAAACTCATGGAAGGCAGAACAACAGTTCTGGTAGCACACAGGTTGTCAACTGTTCGAGACGCTGATAGCATTGCAGTGCTCCAACATGGGAAGGTGGTCGAAATCGGAAGCCATAACCAGCTTATTGGGAAACCTTGTGGTGTTTACAAACAACTAGTCAGTTTACAGCAAGAAAAGTCACTTCCCTTTGAATAA